One genomic segment of Ipomoea triloba cultivar NCNSP0323 chromosome 9, ASM357664v1 includes these proteins:
- the LOC116030748 gene encoding uncharacterized protein LOC116030748, which yields MIYFKLRPHLTEFIDPHEWLRRHESSYDSKLGLMQKDKIEVSKWLSGIAKRMEKIRMLVSQFTPQPPEYPSINYESKIWDEKRVSNTSACNDMCIEESLLISPMIASLKKSYDHLPTNLKLRSLCLAAFPETFLINKMPLIYWWMAEGFITETEEEEEEGGEENFMELIRLGFIQPFYEDEAKRLSSLRVVDACTVHPWIRRMLVSIAMDTQFFEFYGLGGQGQEKNKISTNPAASDFVGRPAHACLFWDEGAEDENYTFMWIIKILRWIKPVLVVCEKEIINKEIKQVRILDDDDDDDDGLGVKGYRHMQEVWDMLFAFRLLILCVSKLVVYELSNRISPWRS from the coding sequence ATGATTTATTTCAAGTTACGACCACATTTGACAGAGTTTATTGATCCCCACGAGTGGCTTCGACGGCATGAATCTTCTTATGATTCCAAGCTTGGTTTAATGCAAAAGGataaaattgaagtttcaaaatggttgtctggcaTTGCTAAGAGGATGGAGAAAATCAGGATGTTAGTTTCCCAATTCACCCCCCAGCCCCCCGAGTATCCATCAATAAACTACGAGAGTAAAATCTGGGATGAGAAAAGGGTATCAAACACGAGTGCATGCAATGATATGTGCATTGAAGAGAGCCTGCTGATATCACCCATGATTGCCTCTCTCAAGAAGAGTTACGACCATCTTCCTACCAATTTGAAGCTCCGCTCGCTCTGCCTTGCCGCATTTCCTGAGACCTTCCTCATCAACAAAATGCCACTAATCTATTGGTGGATGGCAGAAGGCTTCATCACTGagactgaagaagaagaagaagaaggaggagaagaaaacTTTATGGAACTCATCCGTCTCGGATTTATACAACCATTTTATGAAGATGAGGCTAAAAGGCTCAGTAGTCTGAGAGTAGTAGATGCTTGTACAGTGCATCCTTGGATTCGAAGAATGCTGGTTTCCATTGCAATGGACAcccaattttttgaattttacgGCCTGGGGGGGCAGGGGCAGGAGAAGAACAAAATTAGCACTAATCCTGCAGCCTCAGATTTTGTTGGCCGGCCAGCGCATGCATGTTTGTTTTGGGATGAAGGCGCAGAAGATGAAAACTACACTTTCATGTGGATAATCAAGATTCTACGGTGGATAAAGCCTGTTCTCGTTGTGTGTGAGAAggaaattattaataaagaaattaaacaagtCAGGATcttagatgatgatgatgatgatgatgatggcctTGGGGTAAAAGGATATCGTCATATGCAAGAGGTTTGGGATATGCTTTTTGCTTTTCGattattgattttgtgtgtAAGCAAGCTGGTGGTGTATGAACTGAGTAACAGGATAAGCCCTTGGAGAAGCTAA